TTTTTTTAGAGCCAAAGCGTATTTATCGTCTCGTTAAACAAAATGTTCCCGATGATGGAAAAGCACTACCCCTAGACACGTGTTTTGTGTTACGCGAAGGCAGTGACGTCACGTTAGTTTCTTGGGGAGCGCAATTAACCGAAACTTTAAAAGCCGCAGAATTATTACACCAGCACGGTATCAGTGCAGAAGTAATTGATGTGGCGACGGTAAAACCAATTGATATGGAAACTATTTTAAATTCCGTCACTAAAACTGGACGCTGCGTGATCGTGCACGAAGCGGCGAAAACAGGTGGAATTGGCGCGGAAATTGCCGCAAATATTGCCGAACACGCCTTGTTGGATTTACAAGCGCCCATCCAACGCGTGACGGGATACGATACCCCAATGCCTTATTTTAAAAATGAAAAATATTATATTCCCAATGAACAACGCATTATCAATGCCGTTAACAAAGTCATGGAGTTTGCATGAAAATTTTTAATTTACCCGATTTAGGCGAAGGTTTACCCGATGCGGAAATTCACCAATGGTTTATCAAAGAAGGCGACACGGTAGAACTCGATCAACCAATTGCTGCCATGGAAACTGCCAAAGCGGTGGTAGAAGTGCCCTCACCTCGTGCGGGTACCATTCAAAAACTTTACGGTAAAGTGGGCGATATTATTAAAACGGGACATCCGTTGCTTGAATTTACCGTAGACGATGGCATCGCGGATACCAGTCATAGTCATCATACGGTGAAAGAAGATTCTGGCACGGTAGTCGGGAATATTAAAGTTGCGAATGAAGTGATTAACGAAAATCCCATGGGCATTATACCCAAATCTTCAACCACCGATAGCATTCAAGCTATTCCCGCCGTGCGAGCGCTGGCTAAAAGTTTAAATGTGGATTTAACTACGATTACTGGTACAGGCCCCAATGGACGCATTACCGCAAATGATGTGAAATTAGCAAAATCTCAGCCTAAACTTGCAGAGGCAAATCAAGCTCGTACTACCAGCATTCCAGGTGCTGAACCATTACGTGGCGTGCGCCGTGCGATGGCGCTTGCCATGACCCAATCTCATCAAACGATTGTCCCAGTCACCATTATCGACGATGCCGATATTCATGCGTGGACGCCAAAAACCGATATTACTCTCCGAATTATTCGGGCTGTAATTGTTGCGGTAAAAGCACAACCCGAGCTCAATGCCTGGTTTGATAATGCTCAATTAGCGCGCAAACTTCATAGCCAAATTGATTTAGGTATTGCTATGGATTCGCCAGAAGGTTTATTTGTGCCGGTATTAAAAAATGTGGGGCAAATGGATTTATCGACTCAACGCGCCACGATCAATCGCTTTAAGCAACAAGTGTCCGATCGTTCTATTCCTGCCAATGAATTACAAGGTGCTACCATCATGCTATCGAATTTTGGATCGATTGCCGGACGCTATGCCAATCCAGTGATCGCACCACCCTGTGTTGCCATTATTGGCTGTGGCAAAATTCGCGAAGAAGTGGTTGCTCACCAAGGTGAAAGCGCTATCCATAAAATTCTACCGCTTTCCATTACGGTGGATCATCGCGCCATCACTGGCGGCGAAGCCACTCGTTTTTTAAAAGCGATGATGGATGATTTGCAATTATCGGCTTAATCTTAGGAGTTGATAATGTCTGATGAATTGCGTTGGCAACAACGGTTACAAAACTTCAATCAGACCTACGCCACCTTTATGCGGATCATTGACCATTTCGACAATAATAAAATTTTGATCTTATTGCATTAAATATGATCGATAATCCCAAATTATTAAAACATATTCACCAGCATGGGGTTATTGTTTATGAGCGAAACATTTAGTGCGGTTGATAATTAGCCCAAGTGAATATTAATTAATCGATTTTAACTGCGCCAACCACACCCATTTGCGACTGCACTCATAGTATGTTATTATTTTTTTAGATTAAATAAAAATTGAATTTTTATTTAATGATCCTGTTAAAAACACATTTTTAATGGTCAATTATTTTCAATTATTAACTATACCATTAACTTATTTCGACTTTTTTTAAAAAATTTCACATTCGACCTAAGTATTTATCGTATTAAATTAATTTTCCATTAAAAATACATTTTCATACAAGGAGACTTATCATGAGTGAACTCAGTCACAATCTCGTTAAAACCGATCAAGTCATTGGCGTTAAAGTCATTAATCAAGAAGATAATAATTTAGGAAAAATTGAAGAATTAGTGTTAAATAAATACGAGGGTAATGTTGAATATGCAGTATTATCCTTCGGCGGAATTATGGGAATTGGCGATAAATTATTCCCACTGCCCTGGAAAAGTTTATCTTATGAGCCAGATAAAAATGCCTTTGTGATTAATGAAAGCAAAGAACGCTTAAAAAATGCGCCAGGCTTTGATAAAGCTCATTGGCCAGATTTAACCAGTCAAACGTTTACGAATCAAATTAACACGTTTTATATTTAATTTAGAATATCGTAAACTATTTTTTACAAGTGAATATTAAGCGCTGCTGTCGAGTTTTCAATACCTAATAAACTAACTCAGCACAGCGCTTAACATTTCTAATTATTTACCCTGCCGGACAAAACGTAATCGTATAATTCACCACATTCACTTTCGATGAATTTAATTTCGCACAACTAAAGGTAGAACTCGCATCATCATAAGGATAGGTATACGCCGTGGGGCACGCTTTTTTCAGAAATTCAATTTTTGGTTGTGACAGCGTTTGCCACACCGTATTTTGAGCCAAACATTGATTGGTAATTGGAGCCGCTGGCACCGTAATCCCCGCAACCGTATTCCAATTCACGCAACCACAGCACGTATTCACCGCGCCATTACTGTAACACGAATTTTTCAACTCACCACTACTACATCCATAAAGCACATTAGCTTTTAAACCATTTTGCACGACGGTGGTGCAATTAAACGGCGCTGTGGCATTGTTTTCATCTAAAGCACACACGGAATCGGCTGTCCAATATCCTAGCGGTATTCCACATTTTTTAGCAAATTTGGCACCCGAAGCGCCCGCCGGATTATAACTTAAACCACACTCTTCTCCGCCTGCCGCACAGCCCCCTCCAGGTAAACAATTGGCCGCACCCGCATCGTAGCGTACCCATACATAATCATTCGACGGTGGTGTGAATGTCCAATTACACGCACCCAAGGGTGATTGCGCGGTATTATCGCCAGGATTGCCACAGGTATAAGGGGCACTTGCCCCACCCCACAGTGTGGTATCCGTCGGCGCCATTTTTACGGGCACATTAAATCCATTAATAATGGTCACATCATAAGTATCTTGCGCGACGTTACCACTCACCGTAGATTGTGAATTGCTTTCACCTAATAACGTAAATTCTGCCGCAGTAACCGGCTGCTGAAATCCTTTGCCTAACTCACAACCACTATTCGTTCCTGGAGTGGATGCGCCACAATCGGCGGTTTCACATACCCCATTCACACAATGAGTGCGCGCGGCAATTCCACCACTCCATTGCACGGCGATACCATTATCATAAACAGGAAAAGTCACCGTGGTCGTTCCGGTATTCGCCGCGAGCGTATAATTATTTCCAGTCGGTGCCGGATTTTCCCAAAAACAATGATTAACCGTCGGTGAAATCGCGATACATTTTGAACCAGGATAACAATCACTATTAGCCGCGCAACTGTAGCTATCGCCCGCAATCGCCGCCGTGATACTTTCTACGGCACTCGAGGCAATGCCAAAATTAACGGGATACGTGCATTTATTATTAAATGTAAACGTTCGCGCATTTAAAGCAACCGCCGCACCAGTTGCAAAGGATAAGGTGAATGAATTAGAAGTAAACTGGGTGTTACGTGCACCATAATCAAATGAAAACGTATAATTTAAATGAGCAAGCGTAGGAGCTACACCAGCTTGATTGCCAGTTGCTAAAAAATTGACGTGAATATTACATACGCCTTGTGGGCCGCTGGCTGGGATCACATTATTGCAATCGTTCGTATAAGTAATATTGGATAATGGGTTGGGGGTGGGTGCAGGTGTTGTTGTTAAGTTTAATGAAAAATTAGAAATTGGCACCGCTGC
This sequence is a window from Legionellales bacterium. Protein-coding genes within it:
- a CDS encoding 2-oxo acid dehydrogenase subunit E2, whose product is MKIFNLPDLGEGLPDAEIHQWFIKEGDTVELDQPIAAMETAKAVVEVPSPRAGTIQKLYGKVGDIIKTGHPLLEFTVDDGIADTSHSHHTVKEDSGTVVGNIKVANEVINENPMGIIPKSSTTDSIQAIPAVRALAKSLNVDLTTITGTGPNGRITANDVKLAKSQPKLAEANQARTTSIPGAEPLRGVRRAMALAMTQSHQTIVPVTIIDDADIHAWTPKTDITLRIIRAVIVAVKAQPELNAWFDNAQLARKLHSQIDLGIAMDSPEGLFVPVLKNVGQMDLSTQRATINRFKQQVSDRSIPANELQGATIMLSNFGSIAGRYANPVIAPPCVAIIGCGKIREEVVAHQGESAIHKILPLSITVDHRAITGGEATRFLKAMMDDLQLSA
- a CDS encoding PRC-barrel domain-containing protein codes for the protein MSELSHNLVKTDQVIGVKVINQEDNNLGKIEELVLNKYEGNVEYAVLSFGGIMGIGDKLFPLPWKSLSYEPDKNAFVINESKERLKNAPGFDKAHWPDLTSQTFTNQINTFYI